Genomic segment of Apium graveolens cultivar Ventura chromosome 7, ASM990537v1, whole genome shotgun sequence:
gcACGAACCATGATTGCTAGCTATAGAACAGGGTTAAATACGAGAAAATGAGCTAAAATTATCAGCAAGTACTATCAGTTCTACTATACAAGGCATTACCCCAAAATCATGGGACCATGAATCAAGAGGTTATAGATGCTTGTAAAaatgacaataagaaacatgaaGTCATAATATAAAGGCATGGTAGAATCATATTAATCGAAACATGGcatatggtatcatggcatcaggcaacatgttataatcatttaaatataaaatcatcaaaattcattttaggacgctacggattacagccgatgATCAGCTGTGAAGTAATCCAGAACTGCGTTGgattctcaaatataatgggatccctaggctatatgtgagcttatcaataacgtgaaaaggacttgcgtctaggtccaatccactaagataagaaaatatttattttattttttatgatttataacatggattccaGGGAAAGATTTAGTATCATCTTAATTGAATTAGATTCAAGGGAAGAAAACATTCGAAGGTAAAGTATTAACCAGGTTAAGAGTGATTAACGGGAGTATTTGAAATAATTATCGACAAGGTGATTATTATGGCTAAGCATTCACGGAAAGTGTATATACGTGCAACAATTATAAGGATAAGGGTGTAACTTTCCTTTCAAAGTTCTAAGATTATTCAATCTTGATGGCACGAGTCTTCCCCCTACACATTATGTTAACCTCATTACTATTCACCCTTTAACACCTTATAAGCCTATAAGCTCCTAGACTAACTTTTACCCTTATCATAAATACTATTACATAAGAACTTATAATTATAAGAATACACATAGCTTAATCATATGCAATTCAAGTaatccacatagtcacataatcacataatggCATGGCATATGATACTTAGTCATTATTACCTAAATCCCTAAGCATATAAGCAAGTAACACATAAAAACTATTACTAATGCTTCAATATATCTATTTTGACCTTAAATTAAATCTAAAGATGCTATGTAGCACTCGGACTTTTCACCTCTAAGTCCCAATTACAACAAACACCACTAAAGCTTCCTAATGCCACTCGAAGGGTGCTCTTCGGGGGCCTTGGTGAAAATAGGATGTttccaccttgggccttcactccaaaccaCTTCCCAAAGGTTTTTAAGACTCTGAACTAACTTCTAAAGTTGGTAAGACTCAGGGGCCTCACTCTTATAGGCTTACAAAGATCAATACTCACACTAAAGTTCCCTGCTAGCATCAGTTTGCACTACCTGTGTTATTTGGCAGAAATATTAACTTCTGCATTGGGCCTTCTAACAAAACCATCTCCCATGGATTCTTAAGACCTAAACCTAACTCTCAGACTTGGTGTCAGGCCAAGGCCTCACCTAGGCCTCTCTAGGCCTCTGCTCAAAGTTGACACTGCCCAGCCCCCTTGAATTTACTCTGCTCTATTTTTTCTTACATAAAACTCATTTTTCTCATTCAATTTTCAATTCTAATGGTTTTTTAAGCTTCCTAAGGATGCATTATACTCATTTAAACCAAGGCCCCATGAAGGCCTAGCCTATGGCATGGTTATAATCGACCAAAGTTCAAGTTAACGCAGTCCTGCCATGTTCTGAGCTACTCTCGGCTATGTGTGTGTGTGCACCTACCTAAATGCATGTTTTTCAACGAATAAAAGCCAATGGACTCAAGTACAACACAAGTCCTAACTCCAGTAAACTCAGGTCTAGAAAGGCCTCACCAAAACTCAACTAAAACAGCCTATACTTATGGTGAAAAAATCTGCTACTTAGTGCCTAGTGTGCCTCCTTCGACCTTAACTCCCATTTCAACACCGAAACCAACAATCAAACCAACACATCTAACCTATAATATACACAACCCTATTTACTATCATTTTATGGGAATTATGAGCATAAATCTAACCATATAAGTCATTTACCAAGGCAAAAACAGAGAGCATAACAAGGCAGATTTTTTAACATATGCAATTTTAAGCATAAATCCGAACCAAAAATACATGGTATCAACTTGATGGCTACTAGATTTGattatgacttatcaaggcacaTAGCATACTAGAATTTCAGAGTAAAAACCATGGCATGCATTGCACAAAAACTCAAATTTAAGTCACATAGCACATTTGTCTGAAATATCACTTATACTACGACATGGAAGTATTAACTTCAACTTTTATTGTAAAAATCATGGCATTCAAGGATGGAAACTTTGTAAAATACATTTTAAAAGATCATCAGTTCTTTGAAAGCCACATGCAAATTCTCTTTCTTTTTGATAACAAATAAAACTAACACACAAACCACAAAATTCATTCGGCTCCTTGGGAGTCATTGCCTAATGCTTGAGGCCAAGATCATGGCTTGAAATTAGAAGCAAAACACTTCATCAAGACCATCTCTTGCTCAAGTTTTATGAGCCACATTAAGTTCAActctagattcacaagaatcaaagttaaACGCTTGGATTTAACCacatgcaactaagaaactaACCTTAAATGATGATATAGAACCAAGTGTGGAGGGTTTAGGCGCGGCCGAGAGGGAGTATGGAGAGGAGATAGTGGAGTGATGTGTTGGTGAAGAAATGATGTGAGGTTGAGTGTTTTAATTAGTTTTTGTCTCATCCAAGTGGTAGTGGAGCTTGTTTTTACCATTTTATCCTTCACCCACTAATAGAAagattttgcatgcaaggttttatGGGTCATTTAGTTGATCAAAtggagttagtggagggtgaaaGGTCGGTCTTACCCTTGATCTCTATTTGGgtggaatttgcatgcaagggtcacttgtaattcaataactattaaaagagtatttaaaaagaatgagttttagtaattaaaatataaatccaaaaattacaaaattaataccataaatactatgagattttagaagtttaataaaattgttttcaaaaatttcggacaaaaaaatttatattaaaatagtTTTTCTAATATTATCATACTAATAAATCATGAAAAATATAATTATCACATTATAGATCCCACAAGAAATTGCAAGTAAATTGACTATATTCCacaatattaaaataaaaatttatcaCCTAATCGCACCTATTCAAATATTACTAAATTGCTAGAaatctcaattatttattaatcgCGTAGCGAAAATCTTACTCGTGTATGAGAGTTACACGCTTAAAAAAATATTCTAGCAACACTCGCAATGCCATACGACAAAATTATACGCAATATATAACAAATCCGCATAATCGGCCTTATAACACAgaatatttatgaatatatatatcgCACTTATAAAATAGCTCCAATAATTACCGGTTATCACatgttagatgttgttcaaactcattcCTGTGGATTCGGGGATTGTGGTTAAGGGTTGTAGCTTTAATATTCTATCTTTTATAGTACTTTATTgtttaattaatattatgcatatttctgCTAGTTAGTAGTGTGGGTCCGTCACAGTTTTGGTATTAGAGCCACAGGTTTGAGTCACTGAACAACATAGGATAAATGAATATAAGATAGAAATTTAGAGGATAAGATGAACTTAGATCATTTGGGTTTTGGGACATTAGAATCTATAGGTTTTCTGACCCTTTTATTTATAATTGCGTATATATGTATAACTATTTGACAGGCATCATCCTCATCGACTCCTGAATTTCCTTCTACTGTGCCATTCCCTCTTACGAGCAAATGGTAATGATGGTTCATCGACTGGAAGGCGAGAACGCGAATCTTCGACGTAGGGTGGACCAGTTGTATCGCGAGAACTTGAATGACGAGCCTGACTGACCCCGATTGATAGCCAGACTTGAGGAGATTATCCAGATGGCTGAGGACCGATTGACATTGCTAACGAGCTCCGCCGAGTGATTAGCCATCTCCGTGCCCCTGTCCCCCCACCACCATCATCTTAGACTATCATATAGTCTACCTATCTCCAGCATCGTTGTTGATTAGTACTTTGATTTCCATTTGTACCTTGTACCTGGATTGTTTTGGGAAGACTTTATTTGCACTTTATTTCATGTTCGTACTCTATTCGCACTTTTCATTTGAACTAATGTTAATTTCGCACTTTAATTATCTCTATAATATTGCCATCTTATTACCATGATATATACTTGCTTAGATAGAATTTTGTTGTTTAAATTCTGTTGATCCCTTTAGAACTTGATCATGTTTAATCTTTCCCTAAAATATCCCTTGAATAAGACCTTATTACTTGATATTTACCCTTATTATAACTGGTGTATGCAAATTTGAACTGTGAATAAATCTTTCTTATCTATATTTAGAACCATGCCTCCTCGTAGAGCTCGCAACACCAACACCGGGGATCATAAAGATCCACCACCCAACTTGGCTCAACTCATGTAAATACTTCACCAACAATCTGTTATCCTTGCTCAACGACAACAACTCCTTCAGCAACAACttcaacaaccacctccaccaccaccaACCCCTACAACTTTCAAATCATTTCAAGCTGTGAAACCACCGGAGTTCTGTGGAACTCAAGACCCTGTAAAATCCCAATCTTGGCTTAAAGAGATGGAGAAAGTTTTCATGCTAGCTGTTGTAAGGGAAGAAAAGAAGGTCGATTATTCATCTTATTTTCTGAAAGGCgaagcgaactattggtgggagtcagccCGTGCtttagaagaagaagaagttatcacttgggatagattcaagaagattttcttagaaaagtatttcccgaggtatatgcaGACTCAAATGGAATTAAAGTTCTTTGAATTGAAGCAAGAAGGAATGACTGTGAGAGAGTACGAGAAGAAATTCACTGAATGGGCTAGGTTTGTTGGAGATTATGTGGACACGGAAGAAAAGAGAGCGAAgtgatttcaacaaggattgaagccttggCTACGAAGCAGAGTTGCTGATTTTGAATTGGCCACATATGTGCTGAAGTAGTCcagaaggcaatggtgattgaaGGAGAAAGTGATCAAAACttgaaggagaaagagagtaagaaaagaaattttggaaACAATGGTGAAGGATTGGCTCAAGGGAGCCAAAGTGGAAGGAATTTCAAAGTTTGGATTCAAGAACCAAGGAGGACCCCGAAGCTTTAAGAAGGGTGATAATAAGAGTCATAAGAATAGGATTCAAGGGCCAAGTGGATAAAGATCCTAGCAAGCAACAAATCCGTAGTGTAAATTCTGCAACAAGAAATACATGGGTAACTGCAATAAGGCTGACATCGTTTATTACAAGTACAATTCGAAAGGTCATTATGTGAATGAGTGTCGGAACTCGAACCCTCCTATTATATGTTTGAAGTATGGAAAGACCGGTCACATGTCGAGGGATTGCAAGACCCCCGGAAATAACAAGTTGATGCAATTGACATCCGCCCCTTACAATCGAGCAATGACATCTTCTGTTCCAATTCTTCAACTACCTTCAGATCAACCTTCTGAATCTATAACTCCAGTGTTCCCTCCCTCATATCCTGCTCAGGCCCGGACATTCAACATGAATATCAAGGATGCTATTCAAAGTTCTGAAGTTGTGGTAGGTACGCTTTCTGTCAACAACATCAATGCTAAAGTGCTATTTGATTCCGGAGCTGCTAGATCTTTTATATCTGAATCTTTTGTTGGCAAGTTGAATTGTGAAATTGAACTTTTAGTTGAACCCTTATCTATCATTGTGGctaatcaagaacaagtatctgttaaaACTATTTACCCTCGGTGTAAAGTAGAGATTTCAGGCTATAGTTTCCCTGCTTCCCTTATACCTTTTCaactaggagaatttgatgttatattaggaatggattggttagcagaACATGGTGCTCAAATAGATTataagaagaagaaagtgatttttaAGTCCCCTCAAGGAAAGAAAGTAGAGTTTAAAGGACAGAAACAAGTTAAAACATTCttgacaatgattcaagctaaaaaagTTATTAAAACAAGGGTGTAAAGGGTATTCGGCTCATGTAGTTGATAGATCTAAGGAGAAACTGAATAGAGAAAGTATCCCGATAGTTAGCAAATTTCCCGATGTATTTTCAGACGAACTTCCTGGATTTCCTCCTAATCGTCAAATTGAGTTTTCTATCGACTTAGCGCCCGACGTGGAACCTGTATCGAAGGCACCTTATCGTATGGCATCagcagaaatgaaggaattggccaagcaactacaagagttattggataaaggagttataaggccGAGCGTATatccgtggggtgctccagttcTGTTTGTGAAATTGAAATatggaagtatgagactgtgcatcgactatagagagttgaacaaattgacaattaagaataggtaccctttAACTCGtatcgatgacttgtttgatcaactTAAGGAAGCAACTTACTTCTTGAAGATTAACTTATGATCGggatatcatcagttgaagattaagccggaagacataccaaagactgctttcaAAACCAGATACtgacattacgagtttctagttatggcattcggattgacaaatgcgctaaccgcctttatggatttgatgaaccgagcattcaaggagtatttggacaagtttgtcattatGTTTATCGACGACATTCTAATATACTCAAAGACCGAGGAAGAACATGTTGAACATctgagaatagctttggagactttaagaaaggagaagttatatgccaagttttcaaagtgtgaattctggctGCGAGAAGTTCAGTTTCTAGGACATATTGTCGGAAGTGAAGGTATTCGAGTTGATCCAGTAAAggtagaagctgtaatgaattagGAAAGGCCGAAGACCCCGAATGCAgttagaagtttcatgggattggccgGATATTACCGAATATTTgtgaaggatttctcaaagaCTGTAGTACCATTGACAAAATTGAACcaaaagaatgagaagtttgaatggacagagagTTGGgagaagagttttcaagaattgaagcacAAGTTAGTCACCGTTCCAGTATTAACCCTGCCaaatgatcaaggagactttgtaatattcagtgatgcatcacacaaaggattgggttgtgttttaatgcaacacgggaaggtgataGCATACACGTCAAGACAACTTAAGCCTCACGAGCAAAGGTATccaactcatgacttggaactggATGCAATTATATTTGCTTTAAAGCTGTGGAGATATTacctatatggagagaaatgcgagatacatacggatcacaagagcctgtagtacattttcactcaaaaggaattaaacatgaggcaacgaagatggttggagttaattaaggactatgattgcatgATCAATTATCATTCTGGGAAAGCAAATGTAGTAGCGGATGCTTTGAGTCgcaaggagagattgaatatgttgactatggcccaagagttatcaaaggaatttgagaagatgggaATTGAGATTCGAGCTCCAAGTGTGCCTACACAAATGATTTGTAcgatgactttccaaccagaattgaTAGGAAAGATTAAGAAGTGCCAAGAAGAAGTAATAAAACAAAGGATGAATGAgttgaccggagaagagatttgcactcaaaaagacaaccaaggaattctaagattctcatcaagaatttggatacCGAACGTGGAAGAATTTAAGAATGAGATTTTAAATGATGCTCACAACTCAGAATTTTCTATTCACCTAGGAAGCACAAAAATATATCAAGATTTGAAACAGAACTTTTGGTGGTCggatatgaagaaggagattgcTCAATGAATTAGTAGATGTTACActtgtcaaagagtaaaagctGAACATCAGAGACCGAGTGGGCTAATTTAACCCTTAGAGATAcctgaatggaagtgggagcacattgcaaTGGGCTTTATAGTTAGATTACCATGGACAAAATCTAATCACGACTAATTCATTGATTGACTAAGTCGGCTCATTTTCTACtgatcaacgagagattctcaatggataagcTGATTCATATGTATCTAAAGGAAATTGTTACTCGCCATGGAGTACTAGTATCTATTGTGTCGGATAGAGACCCTCgtttcaactccagattttggaagcaattccAAGAACATTTGGGTACTCGACTCGAAATGAGCACTGCCTATTACCCACACACGGATGGACAAAGTGAGCacacgattcagaccatagaagaCATGTTGAGATCCCGTGCTTTggacttcaaaggaaattgggatgaacatttgcctTTGGTAGAGTTTTTgtataataatagctttcatgccagtattggaatgccccCATACGAAGCGCTTTATGGAAGGAAGTGTAGATCACCTATTTATTAGGATGAAGTTCGAGAGCAAAAGGTAATTGGCCCCGAACTGATTCAACAAATGAAAGAACCGGTAGATTTGATTCGAAATTGATTGACAACGAAAGTATGCTGATCCACGCAGAAAGGACGTAGAGTATGAAATAGGAGAACCCGTTCTATTGAAAGTGTCGCCTTAGAAAGGGATAGCTAGATTTGGTAAGAAGGGAAAGTTGAGTCCAAGATttgttggaccatttgagattttggGTAAAGTTAGAAAAGTGGTGtacgagttggcgttaccgcctcaaatgcagcacattcacaatgtttttcacgtatcgtTGCTTAAGAAGTTCAACCCCGACACCAAATGAATCATAGAGAATGAACCAGTCGAGATTgagccagatttgtcttatgtcgAGCAATAGGTTTGAATTTAGATAGAAAAGATAAAGTGCTAAGGAATAGAATAGTTCCTTTAGttaaagttttgtggagaaatcccaaagttgaagagtcaacatgggaattagaaagtgatatgttaGATAACTATCCTCGTCTGTTTACTTATATTCtagggacagaatcctttaaggggggaAGGTCGTAACAcctgtaaatatttgatatgaatgtaataaaatattttattttgtgCTATATAAATTTTTGTGTATTACATATCAAAATTTATGTGAATTCAATGTGTTCGTATATTCTTTGTAGTATGGCATTGCGAATATCGTTAGATTATTTATAAGCGTATAATTAAATGTAAGCAAGCAAAATTCGTTACGcgattaaataatatttgagttaTTGTGAATAGATAATAAGTGTAATAATTGTGATTAGACGTTAGATTATCATTCGGCTTAGAATCAAATTACTTATATTTTTTTAAGTGGATTagaatttttaattatatttattatgGCTTGTTTAATAGGGTATTGATCttagaaaattcttttaaaaatatatttttgttcaaaattttttaaaacaattttataaaacttctaaaatctcatagtatttatggtattaattttgtgatttatgaagttatattttatttactaaaattcattcttcttaatcatacttttattaattaatagattactagtatacccttgcatgcattttggtttataatagggtccaaggctaagaccgtcaattccaaccccactaacttcCTAGTTTACTtctttaaccttgcatgcatttttgtcACTACTAGCAAGAGAGACATTTATATACATTCCCCATTCCACTACCATTTTAATCTAATTAAAGAGACAAAAACCAAGTGAGTGCCTTCATTTTCATTACATACCCATCCAAATATCTCACCCTCTCCTCTCTTCCCTCCCCCTCGGTCGAACTCACCCCCACCCTCATTCTTGCCATTTTCTTCACtttctcatcattttcttttACTTCTCAAGTTAGTCAAGTCAAGATCTTCATCATTTAGTGAAGTAGCTTCATTTTGAGGTGAGTTTTATGTATGCATGTTGAGGAAGCCGAAGTTGAGGCCTTAGTTCTTGTGAACTCAATGTTTCAACCATGGTGGCTTATAGAAATGAGCAAGATGTGATCTTGGAGAGCTGTTATACTTCTATTTTTTCAAGTCATAATCTTGTTCATAAACATTTGGCAATGATTTCTTAAGAGCCGAATGTTTAGAGTATTGATCTTGGGTAGTTTTTATAAAAATGACCATGCATGTTATTTTTTTGAAAGTCTTGTTCTTTAAAATGTTGTTTCACAAAGTTTAAACTCTTGCATGCCATTTTTCCTTCAAGATACATTAATTTTAGCACTTGCatgttgtggcgccctccaaacccgggtcagaagtttgggtccacacacacacatcttatttataacctgcttattacagtgataaagataataataatatgcagtgaccccatttaccaactaccacagattgcaacaggttaaagtatgtacacaagctacacacacacacttatattataaacgcccaaatcccaactattcaaacttacaaccgaatattaaacattattacaaacttcatatacttaaactattccaaaagctgtcacctagcttaactcgatcaaactggacccctagctctcgtactggattggggatcctcgctaccaacaggttccttcttaattggaaaagaacataaacaacatcgcacaaatgagctaactagctcagcaagtcacattgacaagactgagaataatgatcatcaagtgaaaaggattaaggtatcaagtgaacaatgattaatgatttaaaattagatattatatttttatttttaaaaccaaggataggctgctgatcagtcacgcactaaccccgagcaaggcacacaactctgctctaattactggatccaaggcacacattggcctaacttgaccaccaatctggtctgaccacgaatctggtccataattttatataacaatccaattctaacataataatagaataaacaatgtaaagcaataaaaaaatcataagcaatattggatatttaataatgaaatggttgcaatcttcacaaaggatcaatatgtcaatttcaaagaatggctgttaggtaatgaaagaattagataacaaaggaatcaaagtttcaagtttacaaggatttggtctttcaaagcataaagtACAATGGTTTGGGTATGTAAGCAATTTGAGTCAGTGTTTGGCATCtagtttgtatatatttatggagtagtatcgtatatctgtgattcgtattcgggtatacaacaataaatggttcagaaagaataaggtttacgactcaaagatcaacaactgaaATCAaagtttagggttcagtgcttcaaagcacttgcaatatgaaacaagactattaatcaactatgaaatatctcgagaaagttcagaacacttgcatgatattagcttgctatacttctctaacttccaatcacaatctcccactcctcgactatctatttcccttttcctacgccttgcctcttcttctcacatatcataaacatctattaatactcaactcatacgattttattcggtatacacttatatctacccttcgttttacccagaTCTGATTAACGggttgaaagttacgctataaacaagtaaacaccgaacatatagaccgacagctaaacaataagtcacatataacacgtaacacgtcaaacaatcaaagatatatcatttataaaggagtctcgggtcataaacagactttcgggtatttaatatgatttttaaaacatttttcggaattaaaacgggtcgttggattaatTTTGAAGCActaaacagggttcggttggccaaatcgggcttcaaaacaattttataataattatcgagccttgaaaaatatttaaaataatattttaaagctcaaaactatttttcaaaatttttaaatcatttttaaataaataaatctaattaaataattaattaaaatcaattaataattaattaaatcaattaatcaattaatttttgaattatttgaccaattaatcaattaattattaactaaaattaattaactaattaattcagatttatttttgaattaaaaataatttttggaattaaaataattatttttgggatttttaaaaattaaaaatgaatttttataattaaaataaatagaaaatatgatttttaaacattttttaaacAGGACTCCTATTTTTGCAATTTccagaaacttcagggactaaacttcaccatcttcaaaagtacagggactaaactacAATTTTGTAGTAGAGTCGCCGAAAAATtacggggatggccggagaacacgttcccggcatcctcacaccACCATCTACTCCATATATGatctacacaataccaggaacataaccatgccatcaaatcgTCCTAACAATCCCTAAGTTGGCCgaaatttggccgagaagttcgccggtttccggcgagctcgacgtaactttaaaaacacaactcccttcaaaccatgaatcgtctgttaacgagctatacaccaatcgattgcaaagttcataaggaacacaacccactatatttcatcagctaataacccctagaacaaaaagccctaaatttcaattaagaacattcatacgggttataaaccctaattttaaaattcgaagattaaactcaattttgaacatgttattgaactccaaatcagtcatatgacatatgaaaatcatcaggagaacaagctctacaacatgcaagcatcaaatcatttaaacaatcatccgtacaaaaattcatattttaatcaaaataattagaaaataaataaaaatatataaaatcaacctttgattctgcaataaaacgagttctggaatctgatagtactcatCAAACCCTTtaatttggttactcgagctttccaaacaaagatcaataacaccttcaaaagctggtttgattttcataagattttatgaatatatgaattttctctgtaaatttCTATAACTattgtttgcaaatgattttcggtacgaaataaaatacggtaaaggctatttataattacggaaaattagtatcctgttggatcattccggatataaaatagtacgtttatttataaaaacagatacaaacggtaccggttttcaggataattatccaaatcactacaatttgtactgcggtcttggtctcagtgccttattacacgtattacgaggtgataattataatagtttaataaaaagatcctgtttattgaaaatatgagttttattgatttaccgaaatgaatattgtattgaaaatattgcgctgggacccgcacaagacaaaccgtacgccagatcgaaacagtcgaaacatgaaaaatgctcagaatattgcaattaggttatgaagaagttcttggaagagtttcgggttataaaaacttAAAAACAGGTGAAGttggctggttcccgattatataaaatagtttataattactcggaaaaagaatttataaaatccataaattccctataaaatcataaatcaacataaaaataaattggaagatatgaaaattatctatattttattttggacatataaaaattaaaatactcaatttatattatttttaaacatccaaacacatatatcacttaacaaatacttcacagaataaatacggaacatgcataatatttatttattagcaaaaataattacacgatatatcccagatattacatccttccccccttaaaaggattctgtcctc
This window contains:
- the LOC141674568 gene encoding uncharacterized protein LOC141674568; this encodes MGNCNKADIVYYKYNSKGHYVNECRNSNPPIICLKYGKTGHMSRDCKTPGNNKLMQLTSAPYNRAMTSSVPILQLPSDQPSESITPVFPPSYPAQARTFNMNIKDAIQSSEVVVGTLSVNNINAKVLFDSGAARSFISESFVGKLNCEIELLVEPLSIIVANQEQVSVKTIYPRCKVEISGYSFPASLIPFQLGEFDVILGMDWLAEHGAQIDYKKKKVIFKSPQGKKVEFKGQKQVKTFLTMIQAKKVIKTRV